The following are encoded in a window of Candidatus Woesearchaeota archaeon genomic DNA:
- a CDS encoding ACT domain-containing protein has protein sequence MSDFALMAREHIEKHPLIRESLKRGLVNYSSLAREILEENGIVGKGFNAVKMACVRYAGEISDTNKNVHETLSQSKISVNNKRFVIHLDFDYYKTMDLLKDFEVEMFQGKNLTLVGNMEDLEKIKERIGMWRIAIEDCVEICFENSEDIENTPGVLSYLYGLFGEHGINIYETWSCYTDTRIIIDRKDVERMVGVLRW, from the coding sequence ATGAGCGATTTTGCTTTAATGGCAAGGGAGCATATAGAAAAGCACCCTTTAATAAGAGAGTCTTTGAAAAGAGGGTTGGTAAATTATAGTTCTTTAGCTCGTGAAATCCTTGAAGAAAATGGAATTGTTGGAAAAGGTTTCAATGCTGTTAAGATGGCTTGTGTAAGATATGCAGGTGAGATTTCTGATACTAATAAGAATGTTCATGAAACTCTGAGTCAAAGTAAGATTAGTGTTAATAACAAACGATTTGTGATTCATTTAGATTTTGACTATTACAAAACAATGGATTTGCTAAAAGACTTCGAGGTTGAAATGTTTCAAGGCAAAAATCTAACTTTAGTAGGTAATATGGAAGATCTTGAAAAAATAAAGGAAAGAATTGGAATGTGGAGAATTGCAATTGAAGATTGTGTTGAGATTTGTTTTGAAAATAGTGAAGATATAGAAAATACTCCTGGTGTGCTGAGTTATTTGTATGGGTTATTTGGTGAGCATGGAATAAATATTTATGAAACTTGGAGTTGTTATACTGATACAAGAATTATTATTGATAGGAAAGATGTTGAAAGAATGGTTGGGGTGTTGAGGTGGTAA
- a CDS encoding response regulator transcription factor: protein MDKLDTSFEENVKIAFKKAKEHNFLLEKEIKADREAIISLINEFKLLREQIKTKDEPLVENNPILIKSKEVPQETRGSIHSFIHSLGIHSLNIQSEVNTIFKSLTKKEFLTFLTIYQLEEEGLKTTYTAIATKMNLSEGCIRTYITALFRKKAPITKVKQNNKIAVIAIQDSFKKLNIKDKLINLYYNLDPEQKTLDTMQTSSSEVTSLESQKTL, encoded by the coding sequence ATGGATAAATTAGACACATCTTTCGAAGAAAACGTTAAAATCGCCTTCAAAAAGGCAAAAGAGCATAATTTTTTACTTGAAAAAGAGATTAAAGCCGATAGAGAAGCAATAATCTCTCTTATTAATGAATTTAAGCTTCTTAGAGAACAAATAAAGACTAAAGATGAGCCTTTAGTTGAAAATAACCCTATTTTAATCAAATCCAAAGAAGTTCCACAGGAAACAAGGGGGTCTATTCATTCATTCATTCATTCATTAGGCATTCATTCACTAAACATTCAGTCAGAAGTCAATACAATTTTCAAATCCCTAACTAAAAAGGAATTTTTAACATTCCTAACAATCTATCAATTAGAAGAAGAGGGGCTTAAAACGACTTATACTGCAATTGCAACCAAAATGAACCTGTCTGAAGGCTGTATCCGTACCTACATAACTGCCCTTTTCAGAAAAAAAGCCCCAATAACTAAAGTTAAGCAAAACAACAAAATAGCCGTAATAGCCATTCAGGACAGCTTTAAAAAGCTAAATATCAAAGATAAACTAATAAACCTGTATTACAACTTAGATCCTGAACAAAAAACCCTAGATACAATGCAAACTTCTAGTTCTGAAGTAACTTCTTTAGAAAGTCAAAAAACCCTTTAA
- a CDS encoding arginine--tRNA ligase, producing MNYKEKVIEVINGVAKKEYFSIEDVEIPANKEHGDFALPCFKLAKELKKSPIKIALDFVGEISKHGKKKIFDKVVAVGPYVNFFVPMQSMVEEVLTEAQKGDYGSKGIGKRKKILLEHTSSNPNAPLHLGRARNSLIGDSIKRILNFEQYDVKTHFFVNDVGKQIALLVMAVRAKELEKLDFNNILEAYIEINKQAEEDSQIEQGAFELLKSFEDGDKEVIKLFGDIVKVCVENQSKSLEEIGIKFDSFDYESKFLFNKKTDDVLNRLSKTKKLFKDREGRNVLNQDNEIELKNSMKSPVLVLTRKDGTSLYPLRDLVYTEEKMKSSDNNILILGEDQKLYFKQIVGALKLLGYGDKIPRVVNYSFILLDEGKMATRKGNVVLLGEFREKLLEKAKEELRKRYHNMDKKRLDELGKMIGYGALKYAILKVSPDKNVNFNWEHALSFDGESAPYIQYTHARACSILRKGRLNIKIADFKLIQTSKEKGLVKKIGEFKDIAEKACEELRPHIVAVYLYELSKLFNEFYSECQVINENKIITNTRMMIVNGFRNTVRNGLGLLGIDAPDEM from the coding sequence ATGAATTACAAAGAGAAAGTTATTGAAGTAATAAATGGTGTGGCTAAAAAGGAATATTTCTCTATTGAAGATGTTGAAATACCAGCTAATAAAGAGCACGGTGATTTTGCTTTACCTTGTTTCAAACTTGCTAAAGAACTGAAAAAATCCCCCATTAAGATTGCTTTGGATTTTGTTGGAGAGATTAGTAAACATGGAAAGAAAAAGATCTTTGATAAGGTTGTTGCAGTTGGTCCTTATGTTAATTTTTTTGTCCCTATGCAAAGCATGGTTGAAGAAGTTTTGACTGAAGCACAGAAAGGAGATTATGGAAGTAAAGGTATTGGTAAAAGAAAGAAAATCTTGCTGGAGCATACTTCATCTAATCCTAATGCGCCTTTGCATCTTGGTAGAGCTAGAAACTCTTTGATTGGAGATTCAATTAAAAGAATATTGAATTTTGAACAGTATGATGTTAAGACCCATTTTTTTGTAAATGATGTGGGTAAACAGATTGCTTTGCTTGTAATGGCTGTTAGAGCTAAAGAGTTGGAAAAATTAGATTTTAATAATATCCTTGAGGCTTATATTGAAATAAATAAGCAGGCTGAAGAAGATTCTCAGATCGAACAAGGGGCTTTTGAGTTGTTAAAGAGCTTTGAAGATGGAGATAAGGAAGTAATCAAACTTTTTGGTGATATAGTTAAGGTTTGTGTTGAAAACCAGAGTAAAAGTTTAGAAGAAATAGGTATAAAGTTTGATAGTTTTGATTATGAGTCGAAATTTTTGTTTAATAAGAAAACTGATGATGTGTTAAATAGGTTGAGTAAAACTAAGAAATTGTTTAAAGATAGGGAAGGCAGAAATGTATTAAATCAAGATAATGAAATTGAATTGAAAAATAGTATGAAATCTCCTGTATTAGTATTAACTAGAAAAGATGGAACGTCGTTATATCCCTTAAGAGATTTGGTTTATACTGAGGAGAAAATGAAATCTTCTGATAATAATATTTTGATATTGGGTGAAGATCAGAAACTATATTTTAAACAAATAGTAGGAGCATTAAAATTGTTAGGATATGGAGATAAAATACCGAGGGTTGTTAATTATTCTTTTATTTTATTAGATGAAGGTAAGATGGCGACTAGAAAAGGTAATGTAGTGTTGTTGGGAGAATTTAGGGAAAAGCTGCTTGAAAAAGCCAAGGAAGAGCTAAGAAAAAGATATCATAATATGGATAAAAAAAGGTTAGATGAACTTGGAAAGATGATTGGTTATGGTGCTTTGAAGTATGCTATATTAAAAGTTTCGCCTGATAAGAATGTTAATTTTAATTGGGAGCATGCATTGAGTTTTGATGGTGAGTCTGCACCGTATATTCAATATACTCATGCAAGAGCGTGTTCAATATTAAGAAAAGGTAGGTTGAATATTAAAATTGCCGATTTTAAATTGATACAGACTTCTAAAGAAAAAGGATTAGTAAAGAAAATTGGTGAATTTAAAGATATTGCTGAGAAAGCTTGTGAAGAATTAAGACCTCATATAGTTGCAGTGTATTTGTATGAACTGTCTAAGTTGTTTAATGAATTCTATAGTGAATGCCAAGTGATTAATGAAAATAAGATAATAACCAATACTAGAATGATGATTGTAAATGGTTTTAGAAATACGGTTAGAAATGGTTTGGGTTTGCTTGGAATAGATGCTCCTGATGAGATGTGA
- a CDS encoding DUF1931 domain-containing protein, producing the protein MADLLVVKAKIKDHAKGCNVAGDFAEALSDVVKVKIERACERAKANGRKTIQPKDL; encoded by the coding sequence ATGGCAGACTTATTAGTTGTAAAGGCAAAAATAAAAGATCATGCAAAAGGATGTAATGTTGCTGGAGACTTTGCTGAAGCATTATCAGATGTTGTAAAAGTAAAGATAGAAAGAGCTTGTGAAAGAGCTAAAGCAAACGGAAGAAAAACAATCCAACCAAAAGATCTTTAA